The following coding sequences lie in one Maribacter forsetii DSM 18668 genomic window:
- a CDS encoding metallophosphoesterase, translated as MKKYYAYLLVFLFITGCATFKTKYVNENFAVDVNDNKVLSHTFYLIGDAGLSPMGGMNPALKIFKDRLDNADKNSTAIFLGDNIYPAGLPDPKDSTVAYRTAKNHLDAQIKTLDDFKGRPLFIPGNHDWYTEGLIGLEREEDYIKQALKKKEKDPFLPENGCPIDVIEIGDDVAIITIDTEWYLTNWDKRPDINDKCDIKSRAKFFLELEDAIKDYRDRTTLIAMHHPSNSYGEHGGQYSLRKQFYPKKMAVPVPVLGTFINVLRTTSGASIEDVNNKRYRELMNRVTTLAQYSDRVIFASGHEHTLQYIVENNTPQIVSGSGAKEGFTKLLNGSQFNTGKMGYATLEVYKDGSSRVRFYGVDDNDNEEFLFTNEVLPPTQKEYVGEFTGQFPDSVKASVYTEDEIDKSGFYKGIWGERYRKYYGTEVKVPTVNLDSLMGGLEPVKKGGGHQSKSLRLRAKDGREYVMRALRKSAELYLQSMAFQDQYVLDDLKETYTQEILQDFYTGSHPYGPFTTAKLSDAVGVYHTNPVLYYVPKQPALKEYNDTFGDELYMIEEHTGDGHGDLASFGYSNNLTSTDGMLEDLRDDEKYEVDKDLYLRARLFDMVLGDWDRHVDQWRWAEFKDEEKGKIIYRPIPRDRDQVFSKMGDGALMKIATRIIPGLRLMEGFNEDIRSVKGFNSSPMTYVLDLTLLGETEKSQWLAQAKYLQENLKERDIDEAFKSFPEEVRDETVEEIKRILLARLKNIDETANEYYKVLNKYAVVAGTDKDDWFEIHRLNDKETEVKVFRNIKDEKKRLFYYKIFTKEDTKELWVFGLDDDDIFEVKNPSNYSGVKVRIIGGHNNDIYRVEDGRNVALYDFKSKKNTFEETGGAKVKLSDAYNLNTYQPLKLRNSFNQIIPTIGFNPDDGVKIGFVNTYTYNGFRQNPFTQQHTFAASYYFATSGFDFKYQGEFAHVFENWNAELKARFTSPNFAINFFGFGNNTENLDDDLSLDYNRVKLRQIDFSPSLVWRGQLGAKVKLGLSYENISVEETNDRFINTFYQQNGEETNSDFVGAHATYSYENKDNEAFPTLGMSSSLEAGFKDNLSKEGGSFGYIIPSLGFDYKLIPNGRLVLATKWKAHFNIGNEFEFYQAASIGGLDGLRGFRNQRFTGKTSYYQNTDIRFSLKKKRTRLLPTAMGLFGGFDYGRVWIPEMSSGRWHTSYGGGFFLNASDIISINTAIFASEDGPRFTFGLGFGF; from the coding sequence ATGAAAAAATATTACGCTTATCTATTGGTTTTTCTGTTCATAACAGGGTGTGCTACGTTTAAAACCAAATATGTAAATGAAAATTTTGCTGTTGATGTCAATGATAATAAAGTATTGTCACATACCTTTTATTTAATAGGTGATGCAGGCTTGTCTCCAATGGGAGGTATGAACCCTGCTTTAAAGATTTTTAAGGACAGGTTGGATAATGCAGATAAGAACAGTACCGCTATTTTCTTGGGAGATAATATATATCCTGCAGGTTTGCCAGATCCTAAAGATTCTACGGTGGCTTACAGAACCGCTAAAAACCATTTGGACGCGCAGATAAAAACATTAGATGATTTTAAGGGAAGACCGTTGTTTATACCCGGTAATCATGATTGGTATACAGAGGGATTGATCGGGCTTGAGAGAGAAGAAGATTATATTAAACAAGCATTAAAGAAAAAGGAGAAAGATCCCTTTTTACCGGAAAACGGATGCCCTATAGATGTTATAGAAATTGGTGATGATGTGGCAATAATTACTATAGATACAGAATGGTATTTGACCAATTGGGACAAGCGCCCAGATATTAATGATAAGTGTGATATTAAGAGTAGGGCAAAGTTTTTTTTAGAATTGGAAGATGCCATTAAGGACTATCGTGATAGAACTACCTTAATTGCCATGCACCACCCATCAAACAGTTATGGTGAGCATGGTGGGCAATATTCTTTAAGAAAGCAATTTTATCCTAAAAAAATGGCAGTTCCGGTTCCCGTTTTAGGAACTTTTATTAATGTTTTAAGAACTACTTCAGGTGCTTCTATTGAAGATGTAAACAACAAGCGTTATAGGGAGTTGATGAATAGGGTAACGACCTTGGCACAGTATTCTGATCGCGTAATTTTTGCATCTGGTCATGAGCATACCTTACAATATATTGTTGAAAATAATACCCCGCAGATTGTAAGTGGTTCTGGTGCAAAAGAAGGTTTTACAAAGTTGTTGAACGGTTCTCAATTTAATACGGGTAAAATGGGGTATGCCACTTTAGAAGTCTATAAGGATGGTTCTTCTAGAGTTCGGTTTTATGGTGTGGACGATAATGATAACGAAGAGTTTTTGTTTACCAATGAAGTTTTACCACCAACACAGAAAGAATATGTTGGGGAATTTACCGGTCAATTTCCAGATAGTGTAAAAGCATCCGTATATACAGAAGACGAAATCGATAAAAGCGGATTCTATAAAGGGATTTGGGGCGAACGTTACCGTAAATATTATGGTACAGAGGTAAAGGTGCCGACTGTAAATTTAGATTCACTAATGGGTGGTCTTGAGCCTGTTAAAAAAGGTGGCGGTCACCAATCTAAATCTCTTCGTTTACGTGCCAAAGATGGTAGAGAATATGTAATGCGAGCCTTAAGAAAAAGTGCGGAATTGTATTTGCAATCCATGGCTTTTCAAGATCAATACGTGCTAGATGATTTAAAGGAAACGTATACTCAAGAAATATTACAGGATTTTTATACGGGATCTCACCCTTATGGGCCCTTTACTACGGCTAAATTATCTGATGCCGTAGGTGTTTATCATACTAATCCCGTTTTATACTATGTACCTAAACAGCCTGCCTTAAAAGAGTATAATGATACCTTTGGTGATGAACTATATATGATTGAAGAACATACCGGGGATGGTCATGGAGATTTGGCAAGCTTTGGTTACTCGAATAACTTAACTAGTACTGATGGTATGCTAGAAGATCTTCGAGATGATGAGAAATATGAAGTAGATAAAGACCTTTATTTGAGAGCACGACTTTTTGATATGGTTTTAGGTGACTGGGATCGTCATGTGGATCAGTGGCGTTGGGCAGAGTTTAAAGACGAGGAGAAAGGTAAGATCATATATAGACCAATACCTAGGGATCGTGATCAGGTATTCTCAAAAATGGGAGATGGGGCGTTAATGAAAATAGCTACCCGTATTATACCAGGTTTAAGGCTTATGGAAGGTTTTAATGAAGATATTAGAAGTGTAAAGGGCTTTAATTCATCGCCAATGACCTATGTTTTGGACTTGACATTATTGGGTGAAACAGAGAAAAGTCAATGGTTGGCACAAGCTAAATATTTACAGGAAAACTTAAAGGAAAGGGATATCGATGAAGCGTTCAAATCTTTTCCAGAAGAAGTAAGGGACGAAACGGTAGAAGAAATTAAGAGAATACTTTTGGCGCGCCTAAAAAATATAGATGAAACTGCCAACGAGTACTACAAAGTTTTAAATAAGTATGCCGTGGTTGCGGGCACCGATAAAGATGATTGGTTTGAGATCCATAGGCTCAACGATAAAGAAACAGAGGTAAAGGTTTTTAGAAATATAAAAGACGAGAAGAAAAGACTGTTTTACTACAAGATCTTTACCAAAGAAGATACCAAAGAACTATGGGTTTTTGGTTTAGATGACGATGATATTTTTGAGGTTAAAAATCCGTCTAATTATTCTGGTGTGAAGGTTCGTATTATTGGTGGTCATAATAATGATATTTACAGGGTTGAAGATGGAAGAAATGTTGCATTATATGACTTTAAGAGCAAGAAGAACACCTTTGAAGAAACAGGAGGGGCAAAGGTTAAATTGTCAGATGCGTATAATTTGAATACCTACCAACCACTAAAGCTAAGAAATAGCTTCAATCAGATTATACCGACTATTGGTTTCAATCCAGATGATGGTGTTAAAATAGGATTTGTAAATACCTATACCTATAACGGTTTTAGACAAAATCCATTTACGCAACAACACACCTTTGCGGCATCTTATTATTTTGCTACAAGCGGATTTGATTTTAAGTATCAAGGTGAATTTGCACATGTATTCGAAAATTGGAATGCAGAGTTGAAAGCACGATTTACGAGTCCGAATTTTGCTATCAATTTCTTTGGATTTGGAAATAATACTGAAAATTTAGACGATGATTTAAGTTTGGATTATAACAGGGTAAAACTAAGGCAAATAGATTTTTCGCCATCATTGGTGTGGAGAGGGCAATTGGGAGCAAAAGTAAAATTAGGTCTATCATATGAGAACATTAGCGTTGAGGAAACCAACGACAGATTTATAAATACCTTTTACCAGCAAAATGGTGAGGAGACCAATAGTGACTTTGTGGGGGCACATGCTACCTATTCTTATGAAAATAAAGATAATGAAGCATTCCCGACCTTGGGAATGTCATCATCATTAGAGGCAGGTTTCAAAGATAACCTTTCAAAAGAAGGTGGTAGTTTTGGGTATATAATACCTAGCCTAGGTTTTGATTATAAATTAATACCCAATGGTAGATTGGTGTTGGCTACCAAATGGAAGGCGCATTTTAATATTGGTAATGAATTCGAATTTTACCAAGCAGCAAGTATTGGTGGTCTAGACGGCTTGCGCGGATTTAGAAATCAACGTTTTACGGGTAAAACATCTTACTATCAAAATACCGATATAAGATTTAGTTTAAAAAAGAAACGCACCAGATTATTGCCAACGGCAATGGGTCTTTTTGGAGGATTTGATTATGGTAGAGTTTGGATACCAGAAATGAGTTCTGGTCGCTGGCACACTTCGTATGGCGGAGGGTTCTTTTTAAATGCCTCTGATATCATTTCTATAAATACTGCCATCTTCGCTAGTGAAGACGGACCAAGATTTACTTTTGGTTTAGGTTTTGGATTTTAG
- a CDS encoding NHL repeat-containing protein, producing the protein MSKIILTTFLLISILTSCSNYGQLKVITDLPSSLSENSGLATYNDSTIWAIEDSGNKDEIYQVNFKGKILKSLEVKNGKNHDWEDLTIDTAGNLYIADIGNNANERKNLEILKLPNPTIEPGDKIDAEKIELYYPDQKDFPPKKDALFYDSEAIFHHGDKIYIVTKNRSHSFTGEARIYSVPDTKGSYEASLVGTFIPCTSWNTCRITSIDISPKGDKIIALSYGKLFVFTDFTWDDFTKGNMQEIDLGARSQLESVCFLNDDTLLISDEKAHGEGGNLYTYSLK; encoded by the coding sequence ATGAGTAAAATTATATTAACCACATTCCTATTAATTTCTATACTTACTTCATGTTCAAACTACGGTCAACTAAAAGTAATCACAGATTTGCCAAGTAGTTTATCTGAAAATTCTGGATTGGCAACTTATAATGACTCTACAATATGGGCTATTGAAGATTCAGGCAATAAGGATGAAATCTACCAGGTAAATTTTAAAGGTAAAATCCTTAAGAGCTTAGAGGTTAAAAATGGCAAAAACCATGATTGGGAAGATCTTACAATAGATACCGCTGGCAATCTTTACATAGCTGATATTGGCAACAATGCCAATGAACGCAAGAATCTAGAAATCCTAAAACTTCCAAATCCAACTATTGAACCCGGAGATAAAATAGACGCAGAAAAAATTGAACTATACTACCCTGACCAAAAGGATTTTCCTCCAAAAAAAGACGCTCTTTTTTATGACTCTGAAGCTATTTTTCACCATGGAGATAAAATCTACATCGTAACCAAAAACAGGTCTCATTCCTTTACTGGCGAAGCCCGTATCTACTCCGTACCAGATACCAAAGGTTCTTATGAAGCTTCACTTGTAGGTACTTTTATACCTTGCACGAGTTGGAATACATGCCGAATAACCTCAATTGACATCTCTCCAAAAGGAGATAAAATCATAGCGCTCAGTTATGGGAAACTTTTTGTATTTACAGATTTTACTTGGGATGATTTTACCAAGGGCAACATGCAAGAAATTGATTTAGGAGCACGTTCCCAATTAGAATCGGTTTGTTTCCTTAATGACGACACCTTACTTATCTCTGATGAAAAAGCACACGGAGAAGGTGGAAATCTATATACTTATTCTTTGAAATAA
- a CDS encoding vanadium-dependent haloperoxidase, translated as MKKYFLIIMTGVILANCTEKKKEPIIVSPDQLHSSIDHVIDIMIHDIFSPPVASRIFAYPNIAAYEIVAQVNPKYNTLSGQLKGLTPIPVIDTVSGINPQLSALIAHMNISRQLIFSEDKFDVLQDSLFTQWKTMNEPEFEASKIYGLKVADHIKEWMSKDNYSQTRTMPKFTVDTDDQARWQPTPPAYMDGIEPHWNKIRPFIIDSASQFKPIPPPAFSLEKDSDFYKELIEVYNISNEITENGDESDEVAIAKFWDCNPYVSVTRGHLMFATKKITPGAHWIGITKIASKKTNSNFDDTVFAYTKTSMAIADGFISCWDEKYRSNLIRPETLINQHIDENWKPILQTPPFPEYTSGHSVVSGAAATALTSIFGEDFSFEDDTETPYGLPIRKFNSFNEAADEAAISRMYGGIHYRAAVEVGVGQGRKIGALLNSKIKMKND; from the coding sequence ATGAAGAAGTATTTTTTAATCATAATGACAGGTGTCATACTTGCGAATTGCACCGAAAAGAAAAAAGAACCTATAATAGTATCTCCCGATCAATTACATAGCTCAATTGACCATGTAATTGATATTATGATCCATGATATTTTCTCGCCACCGGTGGCAAGTAGAATATTTGCCTACCCAAATATTGCCGCATATGAGATTGTTGCACAGGTAAATCCAAAATACAACACCCTGTCAGGTCAGCTAAAAGGTCTAACACCCATACCTGTAATTGATACGGTATCTGGTATTAACCCTCAATTATCTGCTTTAATTGCACACATGAATATTAGCAGACAACTTATTTTCTCAGAAGATAAATTCGATGTATTACAAGATAGCCTTTTCACGCAGTGGAAAACAATGAACGAACCTGAATTTGAAGCGTCTAAAATTTACGGATTAAAAGTTGCAGATCACATAAAAGAATGGATGAGCAAGGACAATTACAGTCAAACTCGTACGATGCCCAAGTTTACCGTAGATACCGACGACCAAGCAAGATGGCAACCTACACCACCGGCTTACATGGACGGTATTGAACCTCATTGGAACAAAATACGCCCGTTCATCATAGATTCGGCTTCTCAATTTAAACCCATTCCACCACCAGCATTCTCCCTTGAAAAAGATTCTGACTTCTATAAAGAACTTATTGAGGTATATAACATCAGTAACGAAATTACCGAGAACGGAGATGAGTCTGATGAAGTTGCTATTGCCAAGTTTTGGGATTGCAACCCTTATGTTTCCGTAACAAGAGGTCACCTCATGTTCGCTACCAAAAAGATTACACCTGGTGCACATTGGATAGGAATCACAAAAATTGCAAGCAAAAAAACTAATAGTAATTTTGACGACACAGTGTTTGCATACACCAAAACCTCAATGGCAATAGCCGATGGATTTATAAGCTGTTGGGATGAAAAATATCGTAGCAATTTAATTAGACCAGAAACTTTGATCAATCAACATATTGACGAGAACTGGAAGCCTATTCTACAAACACCACCTTTCCCAGAATATACAAGCGGGCATAGTGTAGTATCAGGTGCTGCAGCAACTGCCTTAACCAGTATTTTTGGTGAAGATTTTAGTTTTGAAGACGATACAGAAACACCATATGGCCTACCTATTAGAAAATTCAACTCTTTTAACGAAGCTGCCGATGAAGCCGCTATCAGTAGAATGTATGGCGGAATTCACTACCGAGCTGCAGTTGAAGTAGGTGTTGGCCAAGGTAGAAAAATTGGTGCGCTATTGAATTCAAAAATTAAAATGAAGAACGATTAG
- a CDS encoding GyrI-like domain-containing protein — MRKAITVTIFIICIGLLWYFLLKPQDYQIRVVAKSFPGTINQSLKSWNNSIDNASIVQLEDLKHLKQTIKSGDSTHTYIWNIFSLNDSTSKIKVDVTDLDNSFNNKLLIPFTDTDFEKGSRKLVTDFISYLNKHRKEFKVTILNEEKLPNIYCACVKHKTIQSKKAIAMKDSYPFLNSVLVGNGLKLNGVPFIETTDWNIANDSLAFDFCYPILKVDSLPVIKDITYKEFNGLKSLKAIYNGNYITSDRAWYALLDYAEKNNIAVNKKPIEFFYNNPNMGGDALYWKTEVFMPLTEQDE; from the coding sequence ATGAGAAAAGCGATTACAGTTACAATTTTCATTATTTGCATCGGCTTACTTTGGTATTTTTTGTTGAAGCCACAAGACTACCAAATAAGAGTAGTTGCCAAATCATTTCCAGGTACAATAAATCAATCTTTAAAATCATGGAATAACTCAATCGACAACGCTTCAATTGTTCAGCTAGAAGATTTAAAGCATCTAAAACAAACTATAAAATCTGGAGATTCTACACATACATATATATGGAATATTTTTTCTTTAAACGATTCTACATCAAAAATCAAAGTAGATGTTACCGACCTAGACAATAGTTTTAATAACAAATTATTAATCCCTTTCACCGATACTGATTTTGAAAAAGGCTCAAGAAAATTAGTAACTGATTTTATATCTTATTTAAATAAACATAGGAAAGAGTTTAAAGTGACCATATTAAATGAAGAAAAATTACCAAATATCTACTGTGCTTGCGTAAAACATAAAACAATTCAATCAAAAAAAGCGATTGCCATGAAAGATAGTTATCCTTTTTTAAACTCCGTACTTGTAGGTAATGGTCTGAAATTAAATGGTGTTCCATTCATTGAAACTACTGATTGGAATATTGCCAACGACAGTTTGGCATTTGATTTCTGCTATCCAATCTTAAAAGTCGATTCTCTTCCCGTTATTAAGGATATAACGTATAAAGAATTTAATGGTTTAAAGTCACTTAAAGCTATCTATAACGGCAATTATATCACGTCAGACAGAGCTTGGTATGCGCTTCTTGATTACGCTGAGAAAAATAATATTGCAGTAAACAAGAAACCTATTGAATTCTTTTATAATAATCCGAATATGGGTGGAGACGCACTATATTGGAAGACCGAAGTTTTCATGCCATTAACAGAACAAGATGAGTAA
- a CDS encoding VCBS repeat-containing protein, which translates to MKNSILYICVLVFAIGCKQNSGELFVKHSAEDTGITFENTLTETKDLSILDYLYFYNGGGVAIGDINNDSLPDIYFSGNQVKNKLYLNKGNLQFEDITETAGVAGSSSWNTGTIMGDVNGDGLLDIYVCAVVGLNGFNGYNELFINQGNATFKESAAEYGLDFESYSSSAAFLDYDLDGDLDMYLLNHAIHTQDSYGNSQIRHKRIYETGDKLLRNDNGTFTDVSEEAGIYGGVNGYGLGIAVSDFNQDGYPDLYIGNDFHEDDYYYLNNGDGTFTESLKDAFGHTTRFSMGSDVADINHDGLPDLISLDMLAKDETVLKSSEGDDDVQIQKLKTETFGYHNQYTRNMLSINQPNGKFLETALQSGVAATDWSWSALFGDFNQDGEQDLYISNGIPKRPNDLDYINYISNENIRSKINNTNLVDQKALKMMPSGFIGNMIFKGAKDLKFIDESKSWIAQDTIISGATAYSDLDNDGDLDLITNNLYSKAEIQENTTNSKRNWLKIKLNYTEKNKFGIGTKVFSHANGIKQFKEMYTVRGFQASSEPLIHFGYGDLENIDSLKIVWPDRSSQLVKNIAVNQTLYINPENTQPFNYSSLKNKENLLFQKTSDNLGIDYVHIEDTYSDYLRQKLIPYQMSDRGPAVSIGDLDGDGKEDIFFGGSKYIPSQIYIQGDSTFYLKNYPEIKNDSIKEDITSIIGDFNSDGKNDLIVGTGGADFFNEMKPLTDSYYVSNDSIFTKKEFPELFENASVLLKLDYDHDDDLDIIVCNQSISADYGNKPNNYLLNNENGNFKVANNPFEKLGMVTDAIVTDFNEDGWEDILFIGEWMSPRFFQNNEGKFEEIHPLENKKINGLWQSIINFDIDNDGDQDYLLGNWGLNTKFSTSEEHPMKMFYGDLDKNGATETIVSTFKDGKDYPVDGLKELSSQLVSLRKKFNTYSSFAGKSMEEILGENMLPNAEVLEVHTLSSGYLQNNGGKFSFKPFSYKLQLAPIMSFLEFDFNGDNKTEVLAAGNYFGVKPYHGRFDSFPGALISNTNNVTLANEIGLDLTGKSIRSMNILNANNNKYILLTFNNKAAEVYSILKP; encoded by the coding sequence ATGAAGAATAGTATACTATACATATGTGTATTGGTATTTGCCATTGGTTGTAAACAAAATTCAGGAGAGTTATTTGTAAAACATTCTGCTGAGGATACGGGTATAACTTTTGAAAATACGCTAACCGAAACAAAAGACCTGAGTATTTTAGACTATCTCTACTTTTATAATGGTGGAGGTGTTGCCATTGGCGATATCAATAATGATAGCCTGCCAGATATCTATTTTTCAGGTAATCAAGTGAAAAACAAGTTGTACTTGAACAAGGGGAACTTACAGTTTGAAGACATTACCGAAACAGCAGGTGTCGCTGGTAGTAGCTCTTGGAATACAGGTACAATCATGGGTGATGTAAATGGTGACGGACTTCTAGATATTTACGTTTGTGCTGTTGTTGGGTTAAACGGATTTAATGGATACAATGAGCTTTTTATAAACCAAGGAAATGCTACTTTCAAAGAAAGTGCTGCGGAATATGGGTTGGATTTTGAGTCATATAGTTCTTCTGCCGCTTTTTTAGATTATGACCTAGACGGAGATTTAGATATGTACCTTCTCAATCATGCCATACACACCCAAGACTCTTATGGCAACTCCCAAATTAGACACAAACGTATTTATGAAACCGGCGATAAACTTCTACGAAACGATAATGGCACATTCACCGACGTTAGTGAAGAAGCAGGTATTTACGGTGGCGTCAATGGTTACGGTCTAGGCATTGCTGTATCTGATTTTAATCAAGATGGATATCCTGATCTTTATATTGGCAATGACTTTCATGAAGATGATTACTATTACCTAAATAATGGTGACGGTACTTTTACGGAAAGTCTCAAAGACGCATTTGGACACACTACCCGTTTTTCCATGGGTAGTGATGTAGCAGACATTAACCACGATGGTTTACCAGACCTAATTTCTTTAGATATGTTAGCTAAAGATGAAACCGTTTTAAAGTCTTCTGAAGGTGATGATGATGTCCAAATTCAAAAATTAAAAACCGAGACTTTTGGTTATCACAATCAGTATACTAGAAACATGCTTTCTATAAACCAACCAAATGGCAAGTTTCTAGAAACAGCTTTACAGAGTGGTGTAGCCGCTACAGATTGGAGCTGGAGCGCTTTATTTGGGGATTTCAACCAAGATGGAGAACAGGATCTATATATAAGCAACGGAATTCCTAAACGTCCTAACGACCTTGATTACATTAACTATATTTCTAACGAAAATATTCGGTCAAAAATCAATAACACCAACCTTGTAGATCAAAAAGCACTGAAAATGATGCCTTCAGGTTTTATTGGAAACATGATTTTTAAAGGAGCTAAAGACCTTAAATTTATAGATGAATCTAAATCGTGGATTGCGCAAGACACCATTATTTCTGGAGCAACAGCTTATAGCGATTTAGATAATGATGGCGATTTAGATTTAATAACCAATAATCTATATAGCAAAGCAGAAATTCAAGAAAATACTACCAACAGTAAGCGCAATTGGCTAAAAATTAAACTGAACTACACCGAAAAAAATAAATTCGGAATTGGCACCAAAGTATTCTCGCACGCCAACGGAATTAAACAGTTTAAAGAAATGTACACCGTTCGCGGATTTCAAGCTTCTTCTGAACCCTTAATTCATTTTGGTTATGGAGACCTTGAAAACATAGACTCTTTAAAAATTGTTTGGCCAGACAGAAGCTCTCAACTGGTTAAAAATATCGCCGTTAATCAAACACTATATATTAATCCTGAAAACACTCAACCTTTTAATTATAGTTCACTAAAAAATAAAGAGAATTTACTGTTCCAAAAAACTTCAGACAATCTAGGAATCGACTATGTTCATATTGAAGATACTTACAGTGACTATTTACGTCAAAAACTAATTCCCTATCAAATGTCAGATAGAGGTCCCGCTGTTAGTATTGGCGATTTAGACGGTGATGGAAAAGAAGATATATTCTTTGGTGGGTCAAAATATATTCCGTCGCAAATCTACATTCAAGGCGATTCTACTTTTTACTTAAAAAATTATCCGGAAATTAAAAATGATAGTATCAAGGAAGATATTACTTCTATAATCGGTGATTTTAATTCCGATGGCAAAAATGACCTGATAGTGGGTACTGGTGGTGCAGATTTTTTTAATGAAATGAAGCCGCTAACAGATTCTTATTACGTTTCAAATGATTCCATTTTTACAAAAAAAGAATTTCCTGAGTTATTCGAGAATGCATCCGTTCTTTTAAAATTAGATTATGACCATGATGATGATTTAGATATCATTGTTTGCAATCAATCTATAAGTGCAGATTATGGAAACAAACCTAACAACTATCTTTTAAATAATGAAAATGGCAATTTTAAAGTAGCCAATAATCCATTTGAAAAGTTAGGTATGGTTACCGATGCTATAGTTACAGATTTCAATGAAGATGGATGGGAAGATATTCTATTTATTGGCGAATGGATGTCACCAAGATTCTTTCAAAACAATGAAGGGAAATTTGAAGAAATTCATCCGTTAGAAAATAAAAAAATAAATGGCTTATGGCAATCCATAATCAATTTTGATATAGACAATGATGGTGATCAAGATTATCTTTTAGGCAATTGGGGTTTAAATACCAAATTCTCCACATCAGAAGAGCATCCTATGAAAATGTTTTATGGCGACCTTGATAAAAACGGTGCTACAGAAACTATTGTCAGCACTTTTAAAGATGGCAAAGATTACCCAGTAGATGGCTTGAAAGAATTATCGAGTCAGTTGGTATCACTTCGTAAAAAATTTAATACCTACAGCTCTTTTGCAGGAAAATCCATGGAAGAAATATTAGGTGAAAATATGCTACCAAACGCAGAAGTGCTTGAGGTGCATACTTTAAGCTCTGGTTACCTGCAAAACAACGGAGGTAAGTTTTCTTTTAAACCTTTTTCCTACAAACTACAATTGGCACCGATTATGTCGTTCTTGGAATTTGACTTTAACGGCGATAATAAAACCGAAGTTTTGGCAGCGGGAAATTATTTTGGTGTTAAACCGTATCATGGCCGTTTTGATTCTTTCCCCGGAGCATTGATTAGTAATACCAACAATGTTACCTTAGCCAATGAAATAGGACTCGATTTGACAGGTAAATCGATTCGAAGCATGAATATTTTAAACGCAAACAACAACAAATACATTTTGCTCACCTTTAACAATAAGGCTGCAGAAGTTTATAGCATACTCAAACCATAG